CAGTGTGATCGCGCCCGACGTGGGTACCGTCTGCTCCTGGGTCGAGTCGAGCTGGACGTTCAACGGCAGGCCGTTGGGATCGATGTCGATTGAGCTGCGCGTGAAGGGCGACAGGTTCGATACGACGGCGTGGCCCCAGCGGTCGACCCGCAGTCCGCTGCCGTTGGAGACGATCGCGCCCTTGGCGCCCTTCGCTTCCACGATCGCCACCGTGTCGCCGAGCGTTGGCGTGAACGTAACGCCACCTGCGTAGGCAACGATGCCGCCGGAAACGCCGGCACTGACCTGGCTGTAGTTGTTGGACTTGCTGGCGCTGCCGGTGATCGTCGCGCTTGGCAGCGCGTAGGATGCGTTCGCGCCATAGGTGCTCGAACTTTCTACGCCAACGCCACGGTTGTGGCTGGCGTTAAGGCCGTAGCTGAAAGCGCTGTCGCGCCCCAACGTGCCGGTCACCGACTCCTGGAAGGTCGCCGCGCCCGATGAATCGCGCTGCAAGCTGGTCTGCGAGTACGGCGCGCGTGGGCCCGAACCCAGCGGGATGCCCACGGTGAACATCACCCGGTTATCCCAGTCGCCACGGCTCAGGTCGAACTGGCGCGATGCGGAGAACCCGAAGTTGATGCGCTTGTAGGTGTTGTTGTAGCCCAACTGGTACTGGGTGTCGGTTTCCCGGCGGTTCCAGTAGTCCTGGCGCGAGCCGGTGAGGTAAAACGAGCCCCAGCCGGCCGGCAATGTCTGGTTGACCGTCAGCTGCAGGCGGCCACGCTCTCGGTCTGGTGCTGGCAGCAGATCGTCCGGGGCGCGGGCGTTGAGCGCCACTGCGTCTTCCAGGTCGAGGAACCCCTCGCTGGAGTATCGGTATGCCGCAAGCGTCAGATTGGTATTGGTCGGCGCGACCAGCTTGCTGTAGCTCAGTCTGACGCTTTGCCCGCTCCGGTCCGGCTCGTGGTCGAGCTTGGCGTTGGACCGGGTGATGTCCAGGCCGATCGCACCGAAACGTGTGTTGAGCGCGGAGCCGACGGCAACAGCCTGGTAGTCCTTGGTCACCGTCGCACCGCCGTAGGCGGTGATGCCGTTGCTGAGGCCGCGCTGGTACGTGCCCTGTAGCAGCTCCGGCTCACTGTCGACAGTGGGATGGCGGTACAGGCCCGCCGTGAGGCTATAGCGGCCAATACCCGGTCGCAGCGCGTTCACCGCGGCGGAGTACGGCACCTTGGAGACATTGACGCTGCCATCGGCTTCGGTGACCACCACTTCGAGGTCGCCACCGTATCCGCTGGGGTACAGGTCATCGATCTCGAACGCGCCGGGAGCGACGTTGGTTTCGTACAGGATGCTGCCGCCCTGGCGGACCTGCACGCGCGCGTTGCTGTTGGCGATGCCGTGGATCGTCGGCGCGTAGCCGCGCTGCGACTCCGGGTACATCCGGTCATCGCTGGCCAGCTGCACACCGCGAAAGCCGAAGCTGTCGAAGATGGTGCCATCGGTGTAGGCGTCACCAATGGTCAGCTGGCTCTTGATCGGAATGAGCGATCGTTGTGCGTAGGTCTGCACACCGTCGTACTTGCCGCCATTGTTTTCGTCGTAGCTGAAGTTGCCGATGTGCCGCAGGCGCCACGGCCCTATGTTGGCGCCGGCATTGATGCCGACGTAGCCCTGCGTGATCGCATTGCCCTGCGATTCGGCGCGGTAGGCGTTGGCGTTGTACTGGAGGCGGAACGCGTTGATGCCTTCGTCCCAGAACCGGGGATCGACGTAGCCACGTGCGTGCCGGTCGAGCGCTGCTTGCGGAACGCTGATGTCCAGGCGCTGCTCGCCGTTGTCGAACACGGCGGACGCGCCTTCGATCAGGCTTGGCAAGGTGACGCAGGTGTCGCCGGAGCTGTCCTCCAGCCTTGCCATGCTCTCCGGCGTGAGCTTGGTCATGTCGAGGCCAAGACGCCCGATCAGTTCCAGGTCGAAGCACGGCTGGACGTTGTCACCACCTGGCGTCAGCGGCCGCAGCGTGATCTCGGCCTTGCCCAGCAATTGCTGGTTTACCTGCAGGTCTGCCAGGTAGGTGCCCGGCAGCGCGGCATTGCCCCGGGCGAACCGACTCAGGTCGACGTTGCCGCCGCTTCCTTCGAATGCGTGCAGGAAAGCTTCATTGAACTCGACCAGCGTGCCCGAATCATCCGCGTTCGGACCACCCGTCCACGCGCCGGCGCCGCCACTGGTCAACAGTGCGGCGACCGCCAGGCTGATCGGGCGAAGACGTGGATACTGGTGATTGCGATGTTGCTTGCGCATGCTTCTGGTTCGGCCGGGCAAGCCGCGTCCCTGCCGAGGAACACGGCTTTGACGGGCAGTTCATTGGTGTGCGGGCCACGGGTCGGCACCGCCGCGGATGGTTCAGGGCGAATTGCCCTTGGGCGCCGACTGACTGATCAGTCCGGCTTCGCCATCGATCGGTCCACCGTAGTCATTGATGGCGTGGTAGGTAACCTTTGCAGCAGATGCCATTGGTACCTCCCCCTGCAATGCAAATGCCCTGGTTTCTCCAGGGGCGACCATGCCACCGTCGGTAAAGCGCGCCGTTCGGCCGCCTCCGGTCACATCAACCGAAGCGAAGGACACGAAGTAGGGCGTCGGGTTGTGCATCTGGATGGCATCGCGACCGGCGTCCTTGACCAGACTCCAGCGAATCTGCGCCGGAGCGTCGGCGGCACCGGCGGCCTTTAGCGACGACGGTCGGAAGAAGAGCTTGATACGGGTACGGAACGCCATCTGCAGCACATTGGCTTCCAGCGCATCCGCGCCGGGCTTGGGCGGCACTTCCAGCAGGTTGAACCAGAAGACCGACTCCTTGTCCTGCGGCAGCGCCTCCCCCGTGTAGATGATCCGCACGGCCTGGCCCTTGCCAGGATCGATTCGCGCGACCGGCGGAGTAACGGTGAAAGGAACATCAATGGTCGATGGCGCGGCATCGGGATCACCGCGGTCGAGCCAGATCTGCGTCAGGGCCGGCGTCTTCCCGTCATTGGTCAGCTTGACCGTCACCTCCCGCTCCTGCGCCGGATACACGACGCGCGTTCCGGCGATCACCACCGAGGCATCCGCATTTGACGCGCACATACCGCCGACTGCGAGCAGACAGGTTGCCGTGAGTGCCTTGAAGTCCTTCTTCATCGGTTCATTCGCATCCGCAAGTGGACGGAGGAGAACCCTCCTCCGTCGGCCCGAGCCACAACTCAGTTGTAGGCCATTGAGTAGGTGACACTGGACGTCACCGCGCCCACTGCGAGCGGCGTCGAGTTGATGTTGTGGTACCGGGCGATGTAGTTGAGCGTGACCGCGCCGGTGGCGATGGTGCCGGGTGCGGAGTTCTGCGCCACGTCGGCAGCACCGACCGCGATCACAGTGCGGTCCTGGTTGAGCAGCTGGATGCGCAGGCCTGCCGAGGAGCCGGCACCACTGGTGAGCAGCTCGCCGCTTGCCACGTCCACGTTGGGACCCGACTCGAAGCGCGTGTGAACCGTGCCGCTGGTCGGCGTGCAGGACGTCAAAGCGATCTGGAACGCCGTTTCGCCGGACGTGGAACCCACGGTCCTCAGGTTCGACTGCGAAGCGGCAGGCAGCGTGACACTGACGTTACGGTTGCCGTCTGCGGCGGTGCCGTTGATCGAGCAGGTCTGGGTGGTGAGTTCACCGGTGAAGTTGATCGTGCCGTCGGAAGCGAACGCCGACTGGGACGCCAGCGCGATGGCGCCGACTGTCATTGCCTTGAAGAGGGTGGTTTTCATGTCTCAGTAGATCCAAAGAAGTGGTGCTGACAGGTTGGCGTTCGTCGCGACGTTGCCGGTTGCCGCCTGTTGGCATGGCTGCGGCAGCGCAGGGACGTTCGCATCCTGGCGATCGGTCAGTTGTAGACCAGCGAGTAGGTGACGCTAGACGCGATGACGCCCGTGCCGAGGGCCGGCGAGGCGGCCGCGCGCTTGTAGCGGGCGAAGTAGTTCAGGGTCACTGCGCCACCGGCAGGAATGGTCTTTGCCGTCGAGTTCTGGGATACGTCCGGCGCGCCGATGTTGATGATGCCGCGGGTCTCGTTGAGCAGCTGCACGTGCAGGCTGGTGGTACCGCCGACACCGCTGGTCAGCAGTTCGCCGGTCGTGGCGTCGACATTGGCGCCGGACTCGAAGCGCGTGGCCACCGTTCCCGACGCCGGGGTGCACCCGGTCAGGGCGATGGAGAACGGGGTCTCGCCGGCGACGGAGTTGAGCACTGCCAGGCTCGACTGCGGCGTTCTCGGCAGGGTCACGGAGATGTTTCGGTTGCCGTCGGCAGCGGTGCCGTTGATCGAACAGGTCTGGCTGGTGATCGAGCCGGTGAAGTTGATCGTGCCGTCCGAGGCAAACGCCGACTGCGAGGCCAACGCAATCGCAGAGAGCGCGAAGGTGCTTAGAATCTTGTTTTTCATACGGGTCCAGATTTGGATGGGGTCAGGGTTGACGAGGTGTCTGCAGGCGGTTTGCAACCACAGGCTTGGGCATGTCAGTGACCCCCGCCTGCTGCAGAACGGCGCAAGGTTAGGCACGCGACAGGACGCGGAGTATGAGAATCGTCTTGTTTTCCCGGCGAGACGCTGATGGCCGCGGGAGCGGTTGGCGACAGGCGTGTATATGCCGAAGATGCATTTGCCGAACCGGCAAATTGGATCGCTTTGCGCGATCTGCGCCGGGGTGCTGGCCTGGCTGCGCCGTTGCGGCGGGCGACTGTCAGGCGCGGATCCCTGCCAGGCGTCTAGCGGGTGACGGCACCGGCGACGCAGTGCGCCGCCACCGTCGTTCGATCAGGTGAGCAGGCCGTGCTCGCGGGCGTAGGCGTAGACCTCGAGATCGTTCTTGAGGCCGAGCTTGGACATGCCGTCCATTTTTTGCCGACTTACGGTCTTGATGCTGCGGTCGAGCTGCTCGGCAATCTGCGACACCGTCAGCCCGGAGACGAACAGACCGAGCACCTCGGCTTCACGCGGCGACAACGGCAGTCTGGTGGAATCATGACCCTCCATCTGCTCCAGTTGGTGACCGCCGCTGGCACTGACGTAGTCGCGGCCATGGGATACGGCCTGGATCGCCAGCGGCAGCTCCGACAGCGCGTCGGACTTGTTGAGCAGGCCGCGCACGCCGGTGGAGAGGATCGAACTGAGCACGCCGGGGTTGTTCATCATCGTCAGGACGATGATCGGCAGCTTCGGCCACTTGCCGCGAAGGTGCTCAAGCATCGCAAGGCCATCGGCGAGCTGGCCGCCGGGCATGCTGAAATCCGTTAGCAGCACGTCGCATTCGTGGCTTGCCAGCGCCGCGACAAGTTCATCGGTACTGCCGGCCTCGGCAACAACGTGCAGGTTGTTGCGCTCCAGCAGGGCGCGAACGCCGCTGCGGACTATTGGATGGTCGTCGGCCAGAATTATGCGTAGCGTCATGGCTTCGTTGTGGCCTGTTCAGGGTGGGATGATCGCTCGCACGGTGCACATCCGCAACTCGCAACCACAATTAGGACGATTCTGATGGAGGCACGGAATCAAGCTTATTAGCGTGGTTCCTTCAGGGGCTCAATTCAATGCGATCGGTCATGCCAACCCGACTTGCACGCCCGCTCCTGTTGGCGGCGATGTTGTTCGCCGTCTTCGCCTCGCTGTTGATCGTGACACGCACCGCCTCCGCGGAGGAAGGTGGCGTTGCGACGCTTGACGCCGAAGAAGCGCAATGGCGCAGGGAACACCCGGTGGTGCGGGTGGGAGTGTTCGCCGGTGACCACCTGCCTGCCGAAACCTGGGTGGCCGGTCACCCGGAAGGGCTGGGGCCCGATTACGCCAGGCTGCTTGCGGCCAAGGTCGGCCTGCGACTGTCGTTCGATCCATTCACCGACTGGGAGGCTATCTCCTGGCCGGCCGCTTCACAGCCACCTCGTTACGACCTGTTGCTGGCACAGCCGGACACGCCAGCCCGACGCAGCCACCTGTCGTTCCTTCGTCCTTACCTGAAGGGCTACGTCATGCTGGTGGCGCGTCGCGGCGACACCCGCATCCGCGGCGAAGCCGACCTGGCGCGTGCGCGGATCGTGGTGGAGCGACGCTATCTCGAGACGGCCGGTCTGGTGGTGAAGCGTTTTCCGCAGTCAATCGTCCTCTACGCGCAGGACGGCCGCGAGGCATTGCGCATGGTTGCCGATGGTGAGGCCGATGCCTATGTCGGCAACACCGAGTACCGCACGCGTACGCTGTTGCACCAGCGCTCGGTGGACGACCTGGTACTGCTCGGCGCGATGGACCTGCCGGCACTGCGGCTCAGCCTTGCCGTGCCCACCCGCGAAACGATGCTCCTGCGCCTGTTGCGCAAGGCCGAGGCCACGGTCAAGCCGGAAGAACTGAAGAGTCTCCAGGCGCGCTGGGGCGTGGACATGCTGCCTTCGACGACCGAACCGGCCGCGGTACTGACCGGTCGCGAGCGTCGCGTTCTCGAAGGACTGCCGGTTCTGCGGCTTGGCTACGAGACCAATCGGCCGCTGTACTCGTTCGTCAACGTCGATGGCGAGTTCGATGGAATGGCGGCCAACTATGTCAAGGCAGTGCAGAAAGGGCTTGGACTTCGTCTCGAGCTGGTGCCTGCGAAGGACTGGACCGACCTGCAGCGGATGGTCCATGCCGGCGAGATCGACATGGTCGCAGCCGCCATGGCCGACGACTTCCGCGGTGACGACCTGGTGTTCAGCAGGCCCTACGAGCGCTTCCCGGAAGTGCTCGTCGCGCGCGTGCACGGGCCCACCGTGGCAGGCCCGGAAGACCTGCGCGGACGGCGCGTGGCCGCGCGTGGCGAAGCAGGTCTGATGGCACGGCTGAAGATCGTGCTCGACCAGAGCACGCTGGTGCCGGTGGGTAGCAACGAGGAGGGGCTGGCCATGGTCGCTGACGGCCAGGCCGATGCGTTCGTGGGTACGTTTCCCGCGATCGATGCGCTGATACGCGACCGTTACGCGGCGCGCCTGCAGATGGTCGGGCCGACCGGACTCGATCACGAACTGTCGTTCGGTGTCCGCCGTTCGCACGCGGACATGCTGCCACTGGTCAACAACGCGCTGGCGGGGATCAGTGACCAGGAGAAGCAGGCAATCCGCACGCGCTGGTTGAGCAACGAGTACAGCTTCGGCGTTCCATGGGGTTGGGTGTTCGGCATCATCCTGGCCGGCTGCATCATCGTGGGCCTGATGTCGGTCGCGCACCTGAGCATGCGCCGCCAGGTGCGTGCGCGCACGGCTGCAGAGCGCAAGCTTGCGGATCAGCTGCAGTTCCAGGAACGGCTGCTCAACAACATCCACTATCCGGTATTCGTCAAGGACACGCAGGGACGTTACCTGGCGGTCAATCTCGCCTATACGTTGCGATACGGCGTCGAGGAGAGCGACCTTGTCGGGCGCACGCTGCTGGAAACCCGGCACCTGCCGCAGATCGAGATCGAGGCGATCCACGATTTCGAGATGTCGGTGTTCACGACCGGCAAGCAGTTGAGCAAGGAGCTTCGCACCGAGGCACCCGACGGCAGCGAGCGCCATGAACTGTTGTGGGTCCAGATGTTCGAGCTCGGCAACGGCGAGCCGGCGGGGTTGCTCGGCACGGCGGTGGACATCACCGAGATCCGCGTTGCCGAGGCGCGGGCACGGGCGTCGGAGCTGCGCCTGGCGCAGATCGCGCGGACCCTGCCCTCGGCGGTGTTCGAGTTGCGGGTGTGGCCCGACGGCAGGCGAGAGTTCACCTATGCCGATGGCGACACCCTTTCCACGATCGGCATCACTCCCGACGAGATGATGGCCGATGAGGCACTGGCCTTCTCGCACGTTTACGTGGACGACCGCCAGCTCGTGGCCGACAACGTCGCTGCCGCCGCTGCCGCGATGCAGCCAATGCCGCAGTTCGACGTGCGCCTTCACTCGGTGCAGGGCCTGCGCTGGGTACGCACCGCCGGCGGTCCGCCACGGCACGGCCCGGACGGATCGGTGGACTGGAGCGGCTACTGGATCGATGTCACCGACAGCCATGAACAGGCCCAGGCGCTGGCCCGCGCCAATGCCGAAGCCGAGGCTGCGGTGGCGGCCAAGGCAGCGTTCCTGGCGATGATGAGCCACGAGATCCGCACGCCGATGGCGGGCGTGCTCGGGCTGGTCGAACTGCTGGCGCAGACCCGGACCGATCGCGAGCAGGCCCAGATGCTGGCAATGGCGCAGGACTCGGCGCGCACGCTGCTGCAGTTGCTCGACGACATCCTCGATTTCTCCCGGATCGATTCAGGCCGCCTCGAGCTGGAAAACGCGCCGTTCGACCTGCGCTCGCTTTGCGACGGCGTGATCGGCCTGTTCACCGCGAAGGCGCACGAGAAAGGCCTGCGTCTTTATTGCATGATCGACTGGCGACTCGCGGCGGAGTTTGCAGGCGACGCGGTGCGCGTGCGCCAGATCATCACCAACCTGCTCAGCAACGCGGTCAAGTTCACCCACCGCGGCCATGTCGAGCTGCGCATCGAACTCCTCGAGGAGTGTGTTGAAGAGGGCGCGAACCTGCAGAAGCTTTCCGTCACCGTCACCGATACCGGCATCGGCATTTCCGGCGAACAGTTCCTGCGGTTGTTCCGGCCATTCACCCAGGCCGAGTCGTCCACGACCCGCCGCTTTGGCGGCTCCGGCCTTGGCCTGATCATCTGCCAGCGCCTTGCCAACCTGATGGGCGGGACGGTGCAGCTGAAGAGCACACCGGACGTGGGCACGCGCGCAGTCCTCGAGCTGAAACTGCCGGTGGTGGCGAAGTTGCGGCCCTTGCCGGAGTTCGCTGGCAAGCCCGCGGTGCTGTGTGCGCAGGACCCGATGTTCGCGCTGGAACTGTCCAATGCACTGTCATCGATGGGGTTCAGCGTTGTCGAGATCGAGGTGTCGGACCTGCCGACGCTGGACTGCGATCGCGCCGAACTTTTCCTGATCGATCGCCGTCTGGCGGAATCGGGGCAGCGGCCGCCACGCGGGCGGTGCCTGTTGCTGGAAGAAGTCGCGAGCAACCGGCTTCCGGCCGTGGCTGGTCGTGCGGCCGACAGGATCGTGCACGGCAATCCACTGCTCTGGCGTTCGCTGCGCGACGCCTGCCGCGCAGTGTTCGAGCGCGCATCTCCAGACGAACCCACCCTGGGCTCGCCACGGCTGTCGCTGCAGGCCGCGCGCATCCTGGTCGCCGAGGACCATCCGGTCAACCGGGCCGTGATCGCGCGGCAGTTGGCCCACCTTGGTTTCGAGTGCGTGGTGGCGGTCGATGGCGAGCAGGCATTGGCTGCGCTCGTCGGTGGCGGCTTCGATCTGCTGATCACCGACTGCGACATGCCGAAGATGGATGGCTACGCGCTGGCCCGGCGGATCCGCGCCGACGAAGCCGGCCAGGCGCGCCGGCTGCCGATCATCGCTCTGTCGGCCAGCGCACTGCCCGCGGACGTTCAGCGGTGCAACGACGCCGGCATGGACGGTTTCCTGGCCAAGCCGATGACGCTGCAGGAGCTCGAAACGATGCTGGCCCGGCACCTGTCCGCCGATCCGGAACCCGTGCCGGCCATGGCGGAGCCGTTGCCCGTTGATCCGATGACCTTCCTGACCGATTCGCTGGGCAGCGCGGAGGAAGCGCGGCGCCTGCTGCACGAACTGCTCTCTACCTGCCGCGAGGACATGCGCGCGTTCGATCTTGCGCTCGCATCCGGCGACACACGCACGCAGCACAAGCTGCTGCACCGGATGAGGGGCGCGTTGGCGCTGTTGCGCGATGCGCCTCCTGCAAATACCGACCACGACATGGTCATTCCCCTCGTGCGTCAGCGCGATGAGTTGCTGCTGCGACTCGACCGGCTCGACAGGTTGTTGCACGACCCGGACGTCGTTCCGGTCGCCGCGAACGAAGCCCGGCACCAGGCTTGAACCCGACAGGAAGACCGCGTCGATGCCACGCGACCGCTGCTTTGCGCGGTTAGTTCCTGCACGCCTGAGTTTAGTATTCAGGTTAAATTTCGGTTACGTCTGGATACTGTCGCCACCGGTGCCGGAAACGTTTCCCCCGAATGACTCTGATGTCGAGAGTGCGGCGCCGGATCCAAAACCATAACGAGGCTGAGACCTTATGAAGCGTTCCCTGCTTGCCGCCCTGACCCTGCTCGCTGCCGCCCCGCTCGCCGCTTCGGCTGCCGAAGGCGTGTCGTACACCTACGTCGAGGCTGGCTACGCCGCCACGTCGGCAGACAACAGCTCCCTCGACTCCGATGGCTGGGCCATCAACGGTTCGGCCGCCATCGCGCCGAATTTCCACATCTTCGGCGGCTACAGCGGCCAGAAGACCGACGACTTCAACACCGTGCTCGGCCGCGTTGACGGCATCGACGTCGACCAGTGGAACGTCGGCATCGGCTACAACCACGAGCTCAACTCGCAGGTCGACCTGCTGACCCGCGTCGGTTACCAGAAGGCTGAAACCGATGGTTACTCGGTCGGCGGCCTGAATTTCGGCGGCAACGATGCCGACGGCTGGAACGTTGAAGCCGGTGTGCGCGCTGCGCTCACGCCGAACATCGAAGGCTACGCGCTGGCCGGTTACGAGGACTACGAACGCGTTGACGGCGAGTTCTACGGCCGTCTCGGCGCCCAGGTGAAGTTCAACCAGACCTGGGGCGTCAACGGTGAAGTCAAGTTCGTCGACGGCTACACCTCGTACTTCGTCGGTCCGCGCATCAGCTTCTAAGTGGCACCCGTGTAGGTTGCACCCGTGTTCCTCCTGCCCAGCGGGAGGAACACGGCGAAGTGTGTTTCATCGCGATTGCTCTCTCTCCCCCACATCGCGACCTGGAAGCCCGGCTACCCAGCCGGGCTTCTTTTTTTGCGCGCGTCGCGGTGCCGCGCGCAACTGCGACCGGCATTGCAGTTCGGGCCGCAGGGCAAAGACAGATTGTTACGAATTCGTGAAGTTCCGCGATAATGCCGCGACCCCGCATGCAGCGGGCCGGATTCCATCAGAAGGACACCATGAAGAATCAACTGATCCTGGCGCTTGCGCTCGCCGCCGCACCGTTCGCGGCCAGTGCCGACGGCCACAGCTACACCTACATCGAAGGCGGCTACGCGCAGCTGAACCAGGAACTGCCGCAGATCGAAGGCTTCCGCATCGATGACGTCGAGGCCGGTGGGTTCTTCGTCGGCGGTTCGGCCGCACTGGGCGACTCGTTCCATGTGTTCGGCAGCTACCGCATGGGCGACGACGACGTCGGCGTGTCGGCGCCGATCATCGGCGACCTCGGCGACGCCGGCATCGACATGAGCCAGGCGATTGTCGGCCTGGGCTATCACCACAGTCTGTCGCAGCGCACCGACCTGATCACCGAGCTGAGCTACCTCAGCACCGAGATCGACGTCGAGGACGACGGCGAAGGCAGCCAGGAAGGCGACGATTTCCGCGTCGCGGTGGGCGTGCGCCATCTGATCGCCAACAACGTCGACATCTGGGCCAAGGGCAACTACACCGATGGCGACGTCTACGACAGCGCCTTCAGCGCCACGCTCGGCCTGCAGTACCACCTGACGCCGGTCTGGGGCATCGTCGGTGAAGCCGAGCTGGGCGATGAGTTCTCGCAGGTCACGGCGGGCATGCGCGCAAGCTTCTAAGCCAGGCGCCGCAGAAGAAAAAACCCGGCTCAGGCCGGGTTTTTTTGTGCCTCCGCGACGCGGCGCAATCAGCCGAACAGGTCGCGCGGGTACTCGGGCTTCTGTTCGCGCGAGAGCAGCAGGCGCAGGCCTTCGGCCGGCGTGATCTCGCCATGCAGCACTGCCTGCACGGCGCTGGAGATCGGCAATTCCACGCCATGGCGCTCGGCCTGGCGCATGACTTCGTCGGCAGTCTGCACCGACTCGACCACCTGGCCGATCTCGCGCACGGCATCGGCAATCGATTGGCCACGGCCGAGGGCCAGGCCCAGACGGCGATTGCGCGACAGGTCGCCGGTGCAGGTGAGCACCAGGTCGCCCAGGCCCGCCAGACCCATCAGGGTCTCGGCCTTGCCGCCGATGGCGTGGTTGAGGCGCAGCATTTCGTTGAGGCCGCGCGTGATCAGGCCGGCGCGCGCGTTGAGGCCGAGCTGCATGCCATCGGCGACTCCGGTTGCCACGGCCAGCACGTTCTTCATTGCGCCGCCGAGCTCGGCACCGAGCATGTCGTTGCCGGTGTAGGCACGGAAGGCCGGGCCATGCAGTGCATCGGCGACCTCCTGGGCAAAGTCGGCGTGGCTGCCGTGCACGGTCAGTGCAGTCGGCAATCCCTGCGCGACTTCCTTGGCGAACGACGGGCCAGTCACCACTGCCAGGGGCACGTCGGCACCGAGCACATCCTCGGCGACTTCGTGCAGGAAGCGGCCGCTGCCGGGTTCGAAGCCCTTGGTCGCCCAGGCCACGCCGGCGTGGGCCGGTCGGTGCGGTGCGAGCTTGCGCAGCGTTTCGGCGAACGCGTGCGACGGCACCACCACCAGCACCAGGTCGGCTCCCTTCAGGGAGGCAGCCAGGTCGGTGGTTGCGCGCAGCGATTCGGGCAGGGCGATGCCCGGCAGGTAGCGCGGGTTTCCGTGGGTGCCGTCGATGGCCGCGACGCCGTCGGCGTCACGGCCCCACAGCACGGTCGGATGACCGTGCCGTGCGATCAGGGCCGCCAGGGCGGTGCCCCAGGAGCCCGCTCCCAGAACCGCGACGGTGGGCAGTGCGTTCGCCTCCATGCCGCGGTCGCGATCAGGCGTTGCCGGCGGTCTCGGCGTCGGCCAGGCCGGCCTCACCACCCTGCTGGGCGGCGCGCTGGCGCAGGCCTTCGGCGTACAGCGCTTCGAAGTTGATCGGCTGCAGGTAGAACGGCGGGAAACCACCGGTCTGGATCAGCTCGCTGATCAGCTGGCGCGCGTACGGGTACAGCACGTTCGGGCAATGGGTGCCGAGCATGCCGTCGAGGGTCTGGGCGTCGAATCCGGCCAGGCCGAACACGCCGGCCTGCTTCACTTCGGCCACGTACATGGTCTTGTCGCCGGCGTTGCAGGTCAGGGTGATGCCGAGCACGACTTCAAACGCGTTCTCGTTGAGGCGCTGC
Above is a genomic segment from Lysobacter sp. S4-A87 containing:
- a CDS encoding transporter substrate-binding domain-containing protein, with protein sequence MPTRLARPLLLAAMLFAVFASLLIVTRTASAEEGGVATLDAEEAQWRREHPVVRVGVFAGDHLPAETWVAGHPEGLGPDYARLLAAKVGLRLSFDPFTDWEAISWPAASQPPRYDLLLAQPDTPARRSHLSFLRPYLKGYVMLVARRGDTRIRGEADLARARIVVERRYLETAGLVVKRFPQSIVLYAQDGREALRMVADGEADAYVGNTEYRTRTLLHQRSVDDLVLLGAMDLPALRLSLAVPTRETMLLRLLRKAEATVKPEELKSLQARWGVDMLPSTTEPAAVLTGRERRVLEGLPVLRLGYETNRPLYSFVNVDGEFDGMAANYVKAVQKGLGLRLELVPAKDWTDLQRMVHAGEIDMVAAAMADDFRGDDLVFSRPYERFPEVLVARVHGPTVAGPEDLRGRRVAARGEAGLMARLKIVLDQSTLVPVGSNEEGLAMVADGQADAFVGTFPAIDALIRDRYAARLQMVGPTGLDHELSFGVRRSHADMLPLVNNALAGISDQEKQAIRTRWLSNEYSFGVPWGWVFGIILAGCIIVGLMSVAHLSMRRQVRARTAAERKLADQLQFQERLLNNIHYPVFVKDTQGRYLAVNLAYTLRYGVEESDLVGRTLLETRHLPQIEIEAIHDFEMSVFTTGKQLSKELRTEAPDGSERHELLWVQMFELGNGEPAGLLGTAVDITEIRVAEARARASELRLAQIARTLPSAVFELRVWPDGRREFTYADGDTLSTIGITPDEMMADEALAFSHVYVDDRQLVADNVAAAAAAMQPMPQFDVRLHSVQGLRWVRTAGGPPRHGPDGSVDWSGYWIDVTDSHEQAQALARANAEAEAAVAAKAAFLAMMSHEIRTPMAGVLGLVELLAQTRTDREQAQMLAMAQDSARTLLQLLDDILDFSRIDSGRLELENAPFDLRSLCDGVIGLFTAKAHEKGLRLYCMIDWRLAAEFAGDAVRVRQIITNLLSNAVKFTHRGHVELRIELLEECVEEGANLQKLSVTVTDTGIGISGEQFLRLFRPFTQAESSTTRRFGGSGLGLIICQRLANLMGGTVQLKSTPDVGTRAVLELKLPVVAKLRPLPEFAGKPAVLCAQDPMFALELSNALSSMGFSVVEIEVSDLPTLDCDRAELFLIDRRLAESGQRPPRGRCLLLEEVASNRLPAVAGRAADRIVHGNPLLWRSLRDACRAVFERASPDEPTLGSPRLSLQAARILVAEDHPVNRAVIARQLAHLGFECVVAVDGEQALAALVGGGFDLLITDCDMPKMDGYALARRIRADEAGQARRLPIIALSASALPADVQRCNDAGMDGFLAKPMTLQELETMLARHLSADPEPVPAMAEPLPVDPMTFLTDSLGSAEEARRLLHELLSTCREDMRAFDLALASGDTRTQHKLLHRMRGALALLRDAPPANTDHDMVIPLVRQRDELLLRLDRLDRLLHDPDVVPVAANEARHQA
- a CDS encoding diffusible signal factor-reguated Ax21 faimly protein, encoding MKRSLLAALTLLAAAPLAASAAEGVSYTYVEAGYAATSADNSSLDSDGWAINGSAAIAPNFHIFGGYSGQKTDDFNTVLGRVDGIDVDQWNVGIGYNHELNSQVDLLTRVGYQKAETDGYSVGGLNFGGNDADGWNVEAGVRAALTPNIEGYALAGYEDYERVDGEFYGRLGAQVKFNQTWGVNGEVKFVDGYTSYFVGPRISF
- a CDS encoding outer membrane beta-barrel protein; the encoded protein is MKNQLILALALAAAPFAASADGHSYTYIEGGYAQLNQELPQIEGFRIDDVEAGGFFVGGSAALGDSFHVFGSYRMGDDDVGVSAPIIGDLGDAGIDMSQAIVGLGYHHSLSQRTDLITELSYLSTEIDVEDDGEGSQEGDDFRVAVGVRHLIANNVDIWAKGNYTDGDVYDSAFSATLGLQYHLTPVWGIVGEAELGDEFSQVTAGMRASF
- a CDS encoding NAD(P)H-dependent glycerol-3-phosphate dehydrogenase, which translates into the protein MEANALPTVAVLGAGSWGTALAALIARHGHPTVLWGRDADGVAAIDGTHGNPRYLPGIALPESLRATTDLAASLKGADLVLVVVPSHAFAETLRKLAPHRPAHAGVAWATKGFEPGSGRFLHEVAEDVLGADVPLAVVTGPSFAKEVAQGLPTALTVHGSHADFAQEVADALHGPAFRAYTGNDMLGAELGGAMKNVLAVATGVADGMQLGLNARAGLITRGLNEMLRLNHAIGGKAETLMGLAGLGDLVLTCTGDLSRNRRLGLALGRGQSIADAVREIGQVVESVQTADEVMRQAERHGVELPISSAVQAVLHGEITPAEGLRLLLSREQKPEYPRDLFG
- the secB gene encoding protein-export chaperone SecB, producing MSEENVNGGAASAEANGPAFTVEKIYAKDVSFEVPGAPAVFNEQAQPQLQMNLNQSVQRLNENAFEVVLGITLTCNAGDKTMYVAEVKQAGVFGLAGFDAQTLDGMLGTHCPNVLYPYARQLISELIQTGGFPPFYLQPINFEALYAEGLRQRAAQQGGEAGLADAETAGNA